One Candidatus Sulfotelmatobacter sp. DNA segment encodes these proteins:
- a CDS encoding Crp/Fnr family transcriptional regulator, translating to MSQRTPGPAEGSRNALMKERVEAAVHSLPVLQGLAREDQSRIARLATLRDFERGEWIWRAGDASEQLTLIVHGRVKIVRHAEQDDVILEIFGEGEPVGAIAVYNGFPYPASAAALEPTTLLCIPRREYFELLDRHPEVARAVIRELTRLNLSLTRKLEESRSQRVDVRIAQLFLTLAERMGRESADGVEVPLELTRHEIAQLVGTTVETAIRVMSRWGREGLLLTGEGRFVIPSLERLEEAARGSADAT from the coding sequence AGGAGCGTGTCGAGGCGGCGGTGCACTCACTGCCGGTGCTCCAGGGCCTCGCGCGCGAGGATCAGTCGCGCATCGCGCGGCTCGCGACGCTGCGCGACTTCGAGCGCGGGGAATGGATCTGGCGGGCCGGCGATGCGTCGGAGCAGCTGACCCTGATCGTCCACGGGCGGGTCAAGATCGTCCGCCACGCCGAGCAGGACGACGTGATCCTCGAGATCTTCGGCGAAGGCGAGCCGGTCGGCGCGATTGCGGTGTACAACGGCTTCCCCTATCCGGCGAGCGCAGCGGCGCTCGAACCCACCACCCTGCTCTGCATTCCTCGGCGTGAATACTTCGAATTGCTCGATCGCCATCCCGAGGTCGCCCGCGCCGTGATCCGTGAGCTGACGCGCCTGAACCTGTCGCTGACGCGCAAGCTCGAGGAATCGAGGAGCCAGCGCGTCGATGTTCGCATCGCGCAGCTGTTCCTGACGCTGGCCGAGCGGATGGGTCGCGAGAGCGCCGACGGTGTCGAGGTTCCGCTCGAGCTCACCCGCCACGAGATCGCGCAGCTGGTGGGCACCACGGTCGAGACCGCGATCCGGGTGATGTCGCGTTGGGGTCGCGAGGGGTTGCTGCTCACCGGCGAGGGCCGCTTCGTGATTCCCTCGCTCGAACGCCTCGAGGAGGCGGCGCGAGGCTCCGCCGACGCTACCTGA